Below is a genomic region from Eulemur rufifrons isolate Redbay chromosome 24, OSU_ERuf_1, whole genome shotgun sequence.
TTCCTCAAAATGGATCTCTGTTGTGAAGCAAGGCACAGCTGTAGTTTTGAACATCTCGTATCTCACACAATGGCTGTCCCAGAATGTATTGTAATTTATACTTGTTTATGGAACTGAAACTTGAGGCTCCACCTGGGTTTGCAACAGAGCGAATGTATAAAAGAGATGGTTTTGAATATGTACAACTTCATCCCTAGTCTTCAGAATTTGCAGCATAAAGGAATCGAAGGCATAGTGAGTGACAATTAAATTACCCTTTCTCTGCATCTCAACAGAATGACtcaatacatacacacaaaaataaaagacaactgcGTCTCAGGACGGACGCATAAGCAGAGCACACTGTGTCATGTCTCAGAGGATCTGGCCCTGGCAGGTTTCGGGGGAAACCATTATGGATACGAGTGAGATGCCTGAGCTATTTTGAATtactggaggaaaaaataatgaaaatgatcaCAATCCTTATTTACTGCTTTATgatgtatttatgtattaatatttttggttaaCTATTACTTAACAAATGCGTTTATTTTGCAGAGAAAACATTCTAAGACATTGAGCCTGTGAAGGTGAGAAGATAATAAAAGGAGGCTTTAATAATGCAAAATGTGTGAACTACGTGCTCAGCACACGAGTGCTTCCCAAAGTCCATGCAcctggtgggggggagggggaagtgggcGAACTCATTTCCTCTCCTATAACCAGTATGGCATATACAGCTTGCTGTTTGTGTGTCAAGTCCTATTTTGTGTGTCAGTaacactatataaatatatatataaaacatatgtacAGTAAGCTCTTCATTAGAGAAAGAAGCATCACAGAAAGTGGTGTGATGTAATGGTTGAGAACAGTTTCAAATCCCCAGCCTCACCTACTTAGTGGCaagttttttattctctttaaattttacttttcttgtctGTAATACTGCgaatgctaataataataataacaaataattattcaCATTTGTATATGGTTTATAGTATGACATGCATGATTTTAAACACCCTGAATGTATTAACTCTCTTAATCTTCATGTCAACTCTGTGAGGCAGGCAatattattaccctcattttagacCCAAAGAGATTAAGCAACCTGACCAAAGTCATATAGGTTGCAAATGGTGAAGCCAGATTACCTAGTTATTCTGACTTCAGAGGATGTGCTTTTAACTAGATCATAGCTGTCTTGTAAACAATCATTTAATTCCTGCAAGCAAAACACTTAATATGCCTGTCatattaaatgtaattaatgaGTTTGAGCTATTATTGCACTACATTAAGAATGGCAGAGATCATGACTACTGTTGGCCATCTTGTGAAAAAccaaagtgtaaaaaaaaaaaatgaagagaagagaatTAATGTTTTTATCCCTAATAGTTCTGTtacaattaataatatattatagcAAATCAAAAGCAAATTTTGATTTCATGTTAATACTTCTAGAAGCATAATGTGGCTATAAGTTGTAGTAgttaggaaatgaatgaaaattttgttGAATAGAAAAATTTAGTGGTCTACTAAAGCTTTAGTTCTCTGTAATATTTATTTGCAAGGCCAattctaatattaaaattataatcatgCAGATATTAAAtaactgtaaatatatacaaacatgtcagggtaaaacatttaaaatcaagttgttctttctttattattgcaGAAAATACTGGAGTTTTTCTTAATGGAATATGTTAACACtttttcattacatatttttgCTCTActagtgttaaatatattcactttAAAGGAAATAACCACTACTGACAAGACTCACATTCtacaactttattatttttagagtttGAAGGCTAAAATTAACATTAGAAAAACCTTTCAGAGAATTCTTTGAAACAAGACATACAACGGCTAAGACCTTGAAGAACTCTATGAAGTCCCTAAATATGACAACAAACATCTATTGAGCAATTATTCTACTCCGAGCTCTGTGTGATTCCTAGTGTCATTGACCATTATGAAATCTACTATTCATAATGGGCATGTCTAGTCTAACAGTAAAGTAGAGCAAGAAATTTAACATCAATGTGTTTGGAAAggaattttcaaataaagaaatgcaaaccaCTGTACAAGGTTTATGCAAGAATTAGGCAGTAATGCATATATTAGTTGTTGAAACTAGGTTTGCTTATtttcatctgctttctgtcatctTTTAAACAGCCTTCTcagaagaaaatgtgatttttaacacAGAACGAAAAACACACCCAGACTTTAATATAGTGAGAATAGGTATCCTGGATAAATAAGAACTTTAGAAAGTCAAGGCTTTAAATGCCTGCTCTTCCTGGATGGTGAAAAGATTTGGCAGACAGTGAACAGATTAAGCAGCTGATCCGTCACCTTTCAACATTTTCTGGGCTATTTTCTTAACCATTGGAGCTTCTGGGTCCAGGCAgactttccttccatccttcagCATGGCTCTGCAAGGGAGAACAGAATTATCTGTGTGTGTCCTGGTGAATATCAGAACAGATGTGTGAGTCAGGAGAAAACAGTGGAGGTGGTGGGCAGAGGTGGTGGGCGGAGGTGGTGGGCTTCCCGAAGGAGGCGATAATGCAGAGGCTAGGGACTTACATCACTTCGACTTTGTTGCAGTGGGCTCCTGGCTTGATAATCTCCAATTTCTGGATGTTCCTGGGATGAATTTCAGAGACTGTCTTCACACACGCGCAGCGCAGTTCAAGGTATGGCTCAACATCTACAAATCCACCTAGGGTACAAAATGTGATTCTATTACTGATCGTGGTTATTATCCTCACTTCCCTTATTTGCAAGTTGAGGGTAGTTGCACCTCTCATAAGGCCATCGTGGACATGGTCTGTAAACCTTTAGTGAAGGCCCGAGCAGAATGCCTGGCACACGGGCAGTGCCCACTACGCTGCCTCCTCCATGTAGACTTGTCAGTCCGTGGGCTCTCCCAGCCCCGGGAGCACCAAGATAGTCTTTGCCCCAGACACGGCTACAGCAGAAGCAGCCACAGCTGCAGGGAAGCAGGGCCTCCTCCTTCAGCTTTCCCAAGTTTCTCTACCTTTTCCGATGGTGGAGGGAACCAGAGCGATGAGCAGTGACAGCAGCAGCAACACCTGCAGGACACGCGGTGGTCTGGCACTGGTACAGGAGGCGATGGCATTGGGTCTGAGGCTCATGGTGGAGACTGAGCTAGAGTTGTTTCTAGAGCCAGGAGACCTCAGTGTGAGGGTGAGTTGCTGCCTAGAAGTCTGAGGCTAAGTGGTTTCTTATGCTGTCCAGATATCTTTTATATCCAGTCCCTCAAGGCCAATAAGGAGGAAGAGGTAGGGAAGGGGGAAATAAGGGCATTGGTGATATACAAGCTGTGTCCAACCCAAATAAAGACAAGATAGGTCAAACTTCCTGCTCAGTTGCAGTGTATACATCACTTCACATTCCTGCTCTTTTTCTCAATACCTGTCTCCCTTACTTACACATGTGTAAGCACTCTGCTTGGGTAAGTAAGAACTAGACTGAAATGCTACCCATACATCCTTTGTATGACTATGCAACAAGATGCTCTGCCATTCCTATAGTGCAGTTTATAGGCTTAATAGACACTTTATATGCACGTGTAACCACAAACATGTGGACTTTGAAAAAGAgagttatatttcctttttggttGTCAAAGAAGGCAGATGTTCCTGTTCTGGTTGCTGATAAATGTTGGGATTGGTTTGGAGTATGTGGGTAAAATGTGATCCAATTACCAACAAAGGCTCATTTTGGATGTTAGCTTATGGGCTCATTCTTTCTTCCAAACATATTACCTTGTGTAATTTTATCTCAGAACTACAAGCAGAACTCATCCtcctttatattataaaataagctagTTGTTTCTACCATCTGAGTATACCCTAAAAAGCAAGACCcagcatattcatttttttcttttatttttattctaacaaaaaaatagatataatttgTTGTAAAAGATTCATATACTACAGacatatgtgaaataaaatatgcaagtTCCTCTTCATCATTATTCCACATTACTAGTCTCTAGTGATAACCATTGGGAACAATTTGGCATTAGTTTCCTATTCTATCTGCATtcatatgcatacatgtatacatatatgcatttaaatgAGATACACAAAATACAtagaaacacacatatacatggaGGTATTCATaggttttttttatataaatgggatggATCATTCTACGTAGATCATTATACAAATTACTTTTGTCCATTAAATATATGTGTTCAGCATCCTTTCATGCTAGCTCAGTGGAGTTTTgtcccattttttttaatggctacacAAGATCCTATAGTAGGGACAATAGTTGTTCAACCTCAGCCTGATTGGTGACCTTGAGcatatttccagtttttcactattacaaattGTAATAAAATCTTTGTTCCTGAATTCTCAGACCTTAATTAAACATCTTGGTCTGAGATGCTATGTGATATAAACTAAAGCGAGCAGAGATACAGAGGTGGACCTGTATGTCATGCTGCGTCCCATGCTGGCTTGTATGTTATTGTCTGGACCTCTGTCCCATCTATAGGACTTGCTTCATCAACTAAACTGTGCAGTTTTGAAGGCAGAGTCATGTGCTGGGTTTCTTTTAATGTCTCATGTATCATCATAGCATGTAAGATAATGCAATTCACATTAGATCTTAAACAGCATTggtgaataaatcaatgaataagtATCATATGAAggaaaatttctctttcctttctaatCAGCTACAATTCCCAAATCAAACTTCATATGAACCAAAGCACCTGTGGAATGAAAAGAGATTTGGAAGACTGGGAATAAAGGCAGAGGCAGGTGCAAGCAGCCGTGGCCCTAAATTGTCTTCCTGTCACAACTCTGTAACTCTAACACGACATTATTAAAACTTCTCATATTCTTGTTCACTTTTTgtacctttaaaattttagaagatattctcaaaatattaaatatacaaaattactttctttcaaaagaatgaatataacaatttttttccGACGGTATTATTTTTAAGTACTCAAACCcatgtttttctgttgtttaatggTTACTGACTATGCCTACTTAAGTTCTTAGGTCCTGTTTTTGATAATATTCCTTATATTTCTCCAcctcaacttttctttttaattatagtttaGCAGCAGAGCATGTTAAACTAAAATGATTTTCCACCTGTCCCAACAGAAAAATTCATCACCTAAAATGCAAGCTTAGAGGAAGGGCTTAAGCTGAAAATTATTACCCCTCTAACAGCTGAGATGTAGAGTCGGTTACAGAGAGAAGAAGCTCAGCACAAAACAAAGAGAGTTTACTTCTTTCTAGTTCTTCCTGAGTGATGACTTTACAGCCTTTTCCTATTATTATGATTGAAATATTAATTCTCAAGTcagatgtatttttatttaaacctaAGCTCAAAACTATTTCCAGAGCAAGATATAAAGGTTTTTAACATTAttaaggtatctttttttttcttttctttacaaccCCCAAAATATACCACTGAGAATATTTATTGGCCTCACTGGatacttttttcttctcataCTTTCACTACTCAAATTTCTTTTCCGTTTCACTCTAAGATTACTCAAAAGTTTCTAATCCTTTTCAGGGAACTATATGAAAAGCGAGCTGCAGTGATGATGCTATCTGAGTTGGTTAACACCAGGAAGGAGGTGGGCAGACAGCACAATATCACCAAGTCATTGTCTTAATCAACACATGTCTTGTCACAAAAGATACATCGTCAGCAAGCTTCATGGGGAAGTATTAACAAATTTCTTGGCATTAAAGTTTCACAAATGTATTAGTCAGCATTTGATATAAAGCAATTTTTtgctatatttcatttattctaaaaatattgatTGAGCATCTGttatattatgtgccaggcattatgaaGTTCTCATCTTTGTGTGACTGGTCatttaactatttcttttttaaaagtgagacCTAAAATATTTGTGCAAAACAATGGGATATAACGAATAGTCTGCCATCACTACTACTATTACAGTTACTACTGTTAACTGGCATTACTGTCATTTACGTCATTTTCTTCAGTTTCCATGATGAGAAACACCATACCAATGGTGATGAACTGACTCTATAAAAGTgtttaaaaggtattttaaagtCAGTTATTCAGTTAAAAGAAGTTAGCTTAttcaaaaatatgatttaaatgaATGCTAGGAACAGAAACAAGTGTCAGAGTTTCTTGGGTTTTAAAATACGTTGACAGCCCTTTTTATGAATCTGACATTGTCACCCTGGGTTTTTGTGGTGGGTGGTGGTAAGTTATTTTAACTCTTTTCCCTTTAAGGCTTCTTATAAATAGAGTCATTTAGGAAATGAGCAAGTTTTCTAAGACACCAAACAGAACTTATCCAttagctattaaaaaaatatctagAGACACTGGAGgaatattttgcattaaaattaagACATTAAGATTATCTCTCCCTTACATGGAACATTTTGAGCTGACGATTCCCAAATTCTTCTTCCaagtataaaaaaaataagctggcACCTGCAAGTCCATCACAGAAGCAATTGATACAGAAGATCCTAGTAAAATATTGGGTCACTTTGTTAAAGTATTTAATCAGTCAGTTGAACTGCTAGCCAATAAAAGAATTTCTATAAGTGCTGAAAGCAAACGTGGTTTCTGTATAGCTCGGAGTTGACAAGAATTGCCCGAACTCAATTACTCTGGCACTTCAGCTAATTGAGGTTTTGTTGCCTACTGCCCAGGGGTGAGGAGCAGGTTGGGGATGGGGTacagagggaagggggaagaaggttGGGGGGGATAGTTTCCTGGGTGTGGTTACATAGTACTTCTGCTAAGTTTTGCAGgcctagaaattttattttcattttatgttgatTAATGTCACTTCTTGAACCTCAAATGCATGAGTTTCactacatatttattcatttgaggACATTTTAATGCAATGTTGTTCTAAGGCCTGGAAACACattaagaatgtttatagcagcacaattcacaattgcaaacatgtggaaacaaccccagtgcctattaatccatgagtggattaataaactgtggtatacgtataccatggagttctactcagccacaaaaacactggcgatctagcaccttttgtattatcctggttagagctggagcccattctactaggtgaagtatcacaagaatggaaaaacaagcaccacatgtactcaccatcaaattggtattaactgatcaacacttaagtgcacacatagtagtaacattcatggggtatcgggcaggtggggggggcggaggggatgggtatattcacacctaatgggtgcgatgcacaccgtctgggggatggacaggcttgaagctctgacttggtggggcaaaggcaatatatgtaacccaaacatttgtatccccgtaaaatactgaaataaaaaattaaaaattaaaacaaaaaagttgttaCGAAGCACCAGCAATCCTTTTTTGCCGTGTAACAAGTCAGCCAGCattaaacttagtggcttaaaacaacaatttactTATTTCTGATAGTTCTGCTTGTTCATGAGAGGTTCTTCAACTGGACTCACTTAAGTGGATGCAGTCAGAAGCAAATACAATCGCTGAAATGTCAAAAAGGGCCTCAT
It encodes:
- the LOC138374269 gene encoding LOW QUALITY PROTEIN: platelet basic protein-like (The sequence of the model RefSeq protein was modified relative to this genomic sequence to represent the inferred CDS: inserted 1 base in 1 codon) encodes the protein MSLRPNAIASCTSARPPRVLQVLLLLSLLIALVPSTIGKGXRNLGKLKEEALLPCSCGCFCCSRVWGKDYLGAPGAGRAHGLTSLHGGGSVVGTARVPGILLGPSLKVYRPCPRWPYERCNYPQLANKGSGFVDVEPYLELRCACVKTVSEIHPRNIQKLEIIKPGAHCNKVEVIAMLKDGRKVCLDPEAPMVKKIAQKMLKGDGSAA